From Pigmentibacter ruber, a single genomic window includes:
- the trhO gene encoding oxygen-dependent tRNA uridine(34) hydroxylase TrhO: MNLNNQPQPEQFVNIAYYKFVQIEQPQELRETLLNLCNDLQIKGTILLAHEGINSCLVGSNSAIDAFISFMHKHPCFSDIEFKKSYSEHIPFRRMLVKVKKEIIPMGMDSIQPANFTGKYVTAMELKEWLDKGEDLVFLDTRNDYEVELGTFRNAIDPKIKKFRDFPDWVRENFMQYKKQKVITFCTGGIRCEKATAFMRQEGFEDVYQIHGGILKYFEETHKKAPTDDNYYDGDCFVFDYRVAVDKQLKETQYEICYACWTPLRAEDKTHPNYKADTYCPHCYENYLNKEVKRNNLIKENNMRSLKVRQERAKKIREQWEKGLL, encoded by the coding sequence ATGAATTTAAACAATCAACCTCAACCTGAGCAATTTGTTAATATTGCATATTACAAATTTGTTCAAATTGAACAGCCCCAAGAGTTACGCGAAACCTTATTAAATTTGTGCAATGACCTGCAAATCAAAGGTACTATACTACTAGCACATGAAGGAATTAATTCTTGCTTAGTTGGTTCAAACTCTGCCATAGATGCTTTTATTTCTTTTATGCACAAACATCCATGTTTTTCAGACATTGAATTCAAAAAAAGTTATAGTGAGCATATCCCTTTTCGTAGAATGCTGGTTAAAGTTAAAAAAGAAATCATCCCAATGGGCATGGATTCAATACAACCTGCAAATTTTACAGGAAAATATGTTACAGCCATGGAGCTGAAAGAATGGCTAGACAAGGGTGAAGATCTTGTTTTTCTAGACACTCGAAATGATTATGAGGTTGAATTAGGTACTTTTCGCAATGCAATAGATCCTAAAATTAAAAAATTCCGCGATTTTCCTGACTGGGTTCGTGAAAACTTTATGCAGTATAAAAAGCAAAAAGTTATTACCTTTTGTACCGGAGGAATCCGTTGTGAAAAAGCAACGGCTTTTATGCGCCAAGAAGGTTTTGAAGATGTCTACCAAATTCATGGTGGAATTCTTAAATATTTTGAAGAAACGCACAAAAAAGCACCGACAGATGACAACTACTATGATGGCGACTGCTTTGTTTTTGACTATCGAGTAGCAGTTGATAAGCAATTAAAAGAAACTCAGTATGAAATTTGTTACGCATGCTGGACTCCTTTACGTGCTGAAGACAAAACTCATCCTAATTATAAAGCGGATACCTATTGTCCACATTGCTATGAAAATTATCTAAACAAAGAAGTCAAGCGTAATAATTTAATCAAAGAAAATAATATGCGGTCTTTGAAAGTTCGCCAAGAAAGAGCAAAAAAAATCCGGGAACAATGGGAGAAGGGACTTTTATAA